A window from Myxococcales bacterium encodes these proteins:
- a CDS encoding HDOD domain-containing protein: MDVSRESKGRIELGELSISTLDGVVHSMKQRLSEGKADAPILEAMIPAVQHGELRFPVVPETAMRAQQMMRDPEVSIEELTAAVSLDPALATKVVGVANSAYFCGTDSIRSVSDAIMRLGTREATNIAIALAMRSSLFKVPGFENDARSIWHHSLLVARLNEAFLEDRPPFHDMAFLMGLVLDVGRIVVLTFGAQLAHRNRAGKQFPAQGVKAAADSLHPMLGALILQSWNFDDNFIHTIRHHHDAEVDEKSDRRAVLIQACQLSDAVAQRIAEGWAPGVIVLDPPISQALEDFGLTEVAGLSIVSNAQEKFGKLSSLV; the protein is encoded by the coding sequence ATGGACGTATCGCGCGAATCCAAGGGTCGCATCGAGCTCGGTGAGCTGAGCATCTCGACTCTGGATGGCGTCGTACACAGCATGAAGCAGCGGCTGAGCGAAGGAAAGGCTGACGCGCCGATTCTGGAGGCGATGATCCCGGCGGTGCAACACGGAGAGCTGCGCTTTCCCGTCGTGCCCGAGACCGCGATGCGGGCCCAGCAGATGATGCGTGACCCCGAGGTCAGTATCGAAGAACTGACTGCTGCCGTCTCACTCGATCCCGCACTCGCGACCAAAGTTGTCGGCGTAGCGAACAGCGCCTATTTCTGCGGAACCGATTCCATCCGCTCCGTCTCCGATGCAATCATGCGACTCGGAACCCGCGAGGCCACCAACATCGCGATCGCCCTGGCGATGCGCTCGAGCCTGTTCAAAGTTCCCGGATTCGAGAACGACGCGCGCTCTATCTGGCACCATTCGCTACTCGTGGCTCGTCTCAACGAGGCGTTCCTCGAGGATCGGCCGCCGTTTCACGACATGGCCTTCCTGATGGGGCTCGTGCTCGACGTCGGACGCATCGTCGTGCTCACCTTTGGGGCGCAGCTGGCGCATCGCAACCGAGCAGGCAAGCAATTCCCGGCTCAGGGCGTGAAGGCCGCCGCCGATAGCCTTCACCCCATGCTCGGGGCGTTGATCCTTCAGTCCTGGAACTTCGACGACAATTTCATCCACACCATTCGCCACCATCACGATGCCGAGGTAGACGAGAAGAGCGACAGGCGAGCCGTGTTGATTCAGGCGTGCCAGCTCTCGGACGCCGTCGCCCAGCGCATCGCCGAGGGTTGGGCTCCGGGGGTCATCGTGCTCGACCCTCCGATCTCTCAAGCCCTCGAAGACTTTGGCCTGACGGAAGTCGCTGGGCTCTCGATTGTCTCGAATGCTCAGGAAAAGTTCGGAAAATTGTCGAGCCTGGTCTGA
- a CDS encoding enoyl-CoA hydratase/isomerase family protein, protein MSDSPFLSRELDEEGVLLATLNRPERKNAFHEEQWDALADCLREAGEDTAVAVMVLQGAGGNFSSGMDLNSFAGDPPPPRTDGKASAYFACVDELFNFDKPLLASVEGVAIGGGCTLAIACDIVYVGESARMRLPFANLGLAPEIASSYTLQSAIGRQRANELMFTAEWIDSARAVEMGMAARSFPDDQVLDQTLAKAREIAQWPISALVGIKRTLKAAHRAGVEAALKIEDESMRQLAGSPENIEAVTAFMQKRKPDFKQFRK, encoded by the coding sequence ATGTCCGATTCTCCCTTTCTGTCGAGAGAACTCGATGAAGAAGGCGTTCTGCTCGCGACGCTGAATCGTCCGGAACGCAAAAACGCATTTCACGAAGAGCAGTGGGACGCACTGGCCGACTGCTTGAGGGAAGCCGGCGAGGATACCGCCGTGGCCGTCATGGTGTTGCAGGGCGCCGGGGGCAACTTTTCTTCGGGGATGGACCTGAACTCATTCGCTGGAGACCCGCCCCCACCGCGCACGGACGGCAAAGCGAGTGCGTACTTCGCATGCGTCGACGAGCTATTCAATTTTGACAAACCCCTGCTCGCCTCGGTCGAGGGGGTGGCAATCGGCGGCGGCTGCACCCTCGCCATCGCCTGCGACATTGTCTACGTCGGCGAGAGCGCTCGCATGCGCCTTCCCTTCGCGAATCTAGGGCTCGCTCCCGAGATCGCCAGCAGCTACACGCTGCAATCTGCAATTGGTCGCCAGCGGGCGAACGAGCTGATGTTCACGGCCGAGTGGATCGACTCCGCACGCGCGGTAGAGATGGGCATGGCCGCACGCAGTTTCCCCGACGATCAAGTTCTCGACCAAACCCTGGCAAAGGCTCGCGAGATCGCGCAGTGGCCGATATCCGCACTCGTCGGCATCAAAAGAACTTTAAAGGCCGCGCACCGCGCTGGCGTGGAAGCGGCTCTGAAAATTGAGGACGAGTCGATGCGGCAACTCGCGGGTTCCCCGGAAAACATCGAAGCCGTCACGGCCTTCATGCAAAAGCGAAAGCCGGACTTCAAACAGTTTCGCAAGTAG